One Bacillus sp. 1780r2a1 DNA segment encodes these proteins:
- a CDS encoding urease accessory protein UreD translates to MSYTGYLKLESHKVKNKTVVHNTYHDGAFKVARPIYMEEHIPTIYLLHVGGGYVGGDHYKACITAKEDAHVCLTTQAATKVYRTPHEPVFQETELFLRKGAVVEYLPDPLILYEGARFIQETTVHMEEKATFFISDIITPGWSPDGQTFKYHSVRSKLKIYRKNQLMVFDHLFLSPHEDIHAIMKMEGYTHFGSFLAIAEGIIDSVIDELYDEVISEEQNGYIGISKLAINGCAIRILGNDTKTLERIINRCFQFLRKRLLGLDIVSLRKY, encoded by the coding sequence ATGAGTTATACAGGCTATTTAAAACTTGAATCGCACAAGGTAAAAAATAAGACGGTTGTTCATAACACCTATCATGATGGAGCTTTTAAAGTAGCTCGTCCAATCTACATGGAAGAGCATATCCCGACAATCTACCTTCTACATGTAGGAGGTGGATATGTTGGAGGGGACCATTATAAAGCGTGCATCACAGCTAAAGAGGATGCACATGTTTGCTTGACCACACAGGCTGCAACAAAAGTATACCGAACGCCACACGAACCTGTGTTTCAAGAAACAGAGCTGTTCTTAAGAAAAGGAGCAGTGGTTGAATACCTTCCAGATCCACTTATTTTATACGAAGGTGCGCGTTTTATACAAGAAACAACTGTACATATGGAAGAAAAAGCAACGTTTTTTATCTCTGATATCATTACACCAGGCTGGTCACCTGATGGACAGACATTTAAGTATCATTCAGTGCGCTCAAAGTTGAAAATTTATCGAAAAAATCAGTTAATGGTTTTTGATCACTTGTTTTTATCTCCTCATGAAGACATCCATGCGATTATGAAAATGGAGGGCTATACGCATTTCGGTTCTTTTTTAGCAATTGCTGAAGGAATTATCGATTCGGTCATTGACGAGTTGTATGATGAAGTAATAAGCGAAGAGCAGAATGGATATATAGGTATTTCAAAATTGGCGATAAATGGATGTGCCATTAGAATTTTAGGAAATGATACAAAAACCCTTGAAAGAATTATTAACAGATGCTTTCAGTTCCTGAGAAAGCGTCTGTTAGGCTTAGATATTGTTTCTCTTCGTAAATATTAA
- the ureG gene encoding urease accessory protein UreG: MNAMRVGIGGPVGAGKTMLVERLTRALQSELSMAVITNDIYTKEDAQFLVKNSVLPQERIIGVETGGCPHTAIREDASMNFAAIDELVERHPDVELIFVESGGDNLAATFSPELVDFSIYIIDVAQGEKIPRKGGQGMIKSDLFIINKTDLAPYVGASLDVMKEDTIAARGKKPFVFTNLKKDQGLADVIQWIKKEVLLIGIES; this comes from the coding sequence ATGAATGCAATGAGAGTTGGTATAGGAGGTCCTGTAGGGGCGGGGAAAACAATGCTTGTAGAAAGGCTAACCAGAGCATTACAAAGTGAGCTAAGCATGGCGGTTATTACAAATGATATCTATACAAAAGAAGATGCTCAGTTTTTAGTGAAAAACAGCGTATTACCTCAAGAACGCATCATCGGTGTGGAAACAGGAGGTTGTCCGCACACTGCTATTCGAGAAGATGCTTCTATGAACTTTGCCGCAATCGATGAACTGGTTGAAAGACATCCTGACGTTGAGCTGATTTTTGTGGAAAGCGGCGGAGATAATTTAGCGGCAACGTTTAGTCCAGAACTTGTGGATTTTTCTATTTATATCATTGACGTCGCTCAGGGTGAAAAGATTCCCCGTAAAGGTGGACAAGGGATGATTAAATCGGACTTGTTTATTATTAATAAGACGGATTTAGCTCCGTATGTTGGTGCAAGCTTAGACGTGATGAAAGAAGATACAATTGCAGCACGAGGCAAGAAGCCTTTTGTATTTACAAATTTGAAAAAGGATCAAGGGCTGGCTGACGTCATTCAGTGGATTAAAAAAGAAGTATTACTTATCGGCATTGAATCATGA
- a CDS encoding urease accessory protein UreF — translation MTNQLLALVQLCDSNFPSGAFSHSFGMETYIQKERITNADTFSEALSTYTETQLTYTDGLACRLAYEFASEANLQEIIELDQELYALTLSKETREGTRRIGQRMVKLCIDLFNNKLLRCYEHEIQRKECFGHPSIVFAIIAQQLRVCKQTAVSTHLYATVSSLIQNAVRGIPIGQTDGQRISLAFHEKIDQAVTNILRADSSELGSMTPGLEIAQMQHERLHVRLFMS, via the coding sequence ATGACTAACCAACTGTTAGCGCTTGTACAGCTGTGTGATTCGAATTTTCCATCGGGGGCTTTTTCTCATTCGTTTGGTATGGAAACCTATATCCAAAAAGAGCGAATCACAAATGCCGATACATTTTCTGAAGCTCTTAGTACGTATACAGAAACGCAGCTTACTTATACAGATGGGTTAGCTTGCCGGCTGGCATACGAATTTGCGTCAGAAGCGAATCTTCAGGAAATAATAGAGCTAGATCAAGAGCTGTATGCGCTGACGCTATCAAAAGAAACAAGGGAAGGGACAAGGAGAATTGGTCAGAGAATGGTAAAGCTTTGTATTGATTTGTTTAATAACAAGCTTTTAAGATGCTATGAACACGAAATTCAACGGAAAGAATGCTTTGGTCATCCATCAATTGTCTTTGCGATTATAGCTCAACAATTACGGGTGTGTAAACAAACGGCTGTTTCTACGCACTTGTATGCTACAGTGTCATCGCTTATTCAAAATGCAGTTCGTGGCATTCCAATTGGGCAAACGGATGGTCAGCGAATTTCACTTGCTTTTCATGAAAAGATTGATCAAGCAGTCACGAACATTCTTCGTGCGGATTCGAGTGAGCTTGGTTCAATGACGCCAGGGCTTGAAATTGCTCAAATGCAGCATGAACGTCTGCACGTCCGCTTATTTATGTCTTAA
- the ureE gene encoding urease accessory protein UreE: MLIEQIVGNVATLEKKAPHIEKVYLESDHLLKRVQRVVTDHGKELGIRLKESRELVDGDVLYMDEKNMIVIQVVADDLLTIQPTSIKQMGEIAHQLGNRHLPAQFEENEMLVQYDYLVEELLNELRIPYKREKRAVQKAFRHIGHSHD, translated from the coding sequence ATGTTAATAGAACAAATTGTTGGGAATGTCGCTACGTTAGAAAAGAAAGCTCCGCATATTGAAAAAGTGTATTTGGAAAGTGATCATCTGTTAAAGCGCGTGCAGCGAGTTGTCACCGATCATGGTAAAGAGTTAGGAATTCGCCTAAAAGAAAGTCGTGAACTTGTAGATGGTGACGTGCTTTATATGGATGAGAAAAATATGATTGTCATTCAAGTAGTAGCAGATGACTTATTAACAATTCAACCTACAAGTATTAAGCAGATGGGGGAGATTGCTCATCAACTTGGAAATCGGCATTTGCCAGCGCAGTTTGAAGAGAATGAAATGCTTGTTCAATATGATTATTTAGTTGAAGAGCTTCTTAACGAACTAAGAATTCCATATAAGCGTGAAAAGAGAGCGGTTCAAAAAGCATTTAGACATATTGGACATAGTCATGACTAA
- the ureC gene encoding urease subunit alpha, with protein MSFKMSRKQYADMFGPTVGDAVRLADTSLFIEIEKDFTTYGDEVKFGGGKVIRDGMGQHPLATRSEAADLVFTNAIIMDYTGIYKADIGVKDGMIQTIGKAGNPLLMDDVDIVIGASTEIIAAEGKIVTAGGIDAHIHFICPQQIETALSSGITTMIGGGTGPATGTNATTCTPGAWYIERMLEAAEAFPMNVGFLGKGNASSKQPLIEQIEAGAIGLKLHEDWGTTASAIDTSLQVADEYDVQIAIHTDTLNEGGFVEDTMRAIGNRVIHTYHTEGAGGGHAPDIMKMASFKNILPSSTNPTRPYTINTLEEHLDMLMVCHHLDPSVPEDIAFADSRIRKETIAAEDILHDLGVFSMISSDSQAMGRVGEVITRTWQTADKMKKQRGKLNGDSGIGDNERIKRYIAKYTINPAITHGISEYVGSVEAGKLADLVVWDPAFFGVKPELIVKGGMIAHSQMGDPNASIPTPQPVLYRPMFASYGKARHRTAITFISQAAYNRGVHRNLNLQKQIKPVKGIRSLSKTDMKLNGEMPKIDVDPQTYEVRVDDELITCEPAEVLPMAQRYFLF; from the coding sequence ATGAGCTTTAAAATGTCAAGAAAACAGTATGCAGATATGTTTGGGCCGACGGTTGGAGATGCTGTAAGGCTAGCTGATACCAGCCTTTTTATTGAAATTGAAAAGGATTTTACAACCTATGGTGATGAAGTAAAGTTTGGTGGAGGAAAAGTTATTCGTGATGGAATGGGACAGCATCCTCTTGCAACAAGAAGTGAAGCGGCAGATCTTGTTTTTACGAATGCCATCATTATGGATTATACGGGGATATACAAAGCGGATATTGGCGTAAAGGATGGCATGATCCAAACCATTGGAAAAGCAGGAAATCCACTATTGATGGATGATGTTGATATTGTGATTGGAGCTAGTACTGAAATCATTGCTGCAGAAGGGAAAATTGTGACGGCTGGAGGGATTGATGCGCATATACATTTTATCTGTCCACAGCAAATCGAAACCGCCTTATCTTCTGGAATTACAACGATGATTGGAGGAGGAACTGGTCCTGCAACGGGAACAAACGCGACGACGTGCACACCTGGAGCTTGGTATATCGAGCGGATGTTAGAAGCAGCTGAGGCTTTTCCAATGAATGTAGGTTTTTTAGGTAAAGGGAACGCATCATCCAAGCAGCCTCTTATCGAACAAATTGAGGCTGGAGCGATTGGTCTTAAGCTTCATGAAGATTGGGGCACCACCGCGTCAGCAATTGATACAAGCCTTCAAGTTGCGGATGAATATGATGTGCAGATTGCAATCCATACAGATACGCTAAACGAAGGCGGATTTGTCGAAGATACGATGAGAGCAATTGGAAATCGTGTCATTCATACGTATCATACGGAAGGAGCAGGCGGTGGACATGCACCTGACATTATGAAGATGGCAAGTTTTAAAAATATTCTCCCGTCATCAACAAATCCAACCAGACCTTATACGATTAACACCCTAGAAGAACATTTGGATATGCTGATGGTTTGTCATCATTTAGATCCTTCCGTTCCAGAAGATATTGCATTTGCGGATTCTCGTATTCGTAAAGAAACCATTGCAGCTGAAGATATTTTGCATGACCTTGGAGTTTTCAGCATGATTTCTTCTGATTCACAAGCTATGGGCCGCGTTGGTGAAGTGATTACGAGAACGTGGCAAACAGCAGACAAGATGAAAAAGCAAAGAGGAAAGTTAAACGGCGATAGTGGTATTGGTGATAATGAACGCATTAAGCGATATATTGCAAAGTATACAATTAATCCAGCTATCACCCATGGGATTTCAGAATACGTAGGCTCAGTAGAAGCTGGTAAGCTTGCAGACTTAGTCGTTTGGGACCCAGCATTCTTTGGCGTAAAGCCAGAATTAATCGTTAAAGGCGGAATGATTGCTCACAGTCAAATGGGTGATCCTAATGCCTCAATTCCTACGCCTCAGCCTGTTTTATACCGTCCGATGTTTGCTTCTTATGGAAAAGCGCGCCATAGAACCGCCATAACGTTTATCTCGCAAGCTGCATACAATCGAGGAGTGCATAGAAACTTGAATTTACAGAAACAGATTAAGCCTGTAAAAGGGATTCGCTCACTAAGTAAAACGGATATGAAGCTAAATGGTGAAATGCCTAAAATTGATGTGGATCCACAAACATACGAAGTACGAGTGGATGATGAATTAATTACGTGTGAGCCAGCAGAAGTATTACCTATGGCACAACGATACTTTTTATTTTGA
- a CDS encoding urease subunit beta yields the protein MIPGEYKLRKDEIVCNKDKGIVEVLVTNRGDRPVQVGSHFHFYEVNYGLEFDRKEAFGYHLNIPAGTAVRFEPGDPKTVQLVPFSGTKHVYGLNNKTNGPTGELKEE from the coding sequence GTGATTCCCGGAGAATACAAGTTACGTAAAGATGAAATTGTATGTAACAAAGATAAGGGGATAGTTGAGGTTTTGGTAACCAACCGAGGGGACCGTCCTGTTCAGGTAGGATCTCACTTTCATTTCTACGAAGTTAATTACGGGTTAGAATTTGATCGAAAAGAAGCGTTTGGCTATCACTTAAATATTCCTGCTGGTACGGCCGTTCGCTTTGAACCAGGTGATCCTAAAACGGTCCAGCTTGTACCTTTTTCAGGAACAAAGCATGTATATGGATTAAACAATAAAACAAATGGACCCACGGGGGAGCTAAAAGAGGAGTAG
- a CDS encoding urease subunit gamma — protein MKLTQREQEKLMVVVAADLARRRQARGLKLNYPEAVAIITYEMTEGARDGRTVAELMQLGTQILSRDDVMEGIPEMIHDIQVEATFPDGTKLVTVHDPIR, from the coding sequence ATGAAACTCACACAGCGAGAGCAAGAAAAGCTTATGGTGGTTGTCGCCGCAGACCTCGCAAGGCGTAGGCAAGCGAGAGGGTTAAAACTGAACTATCCAGAAGCGGTTGCCATTATTACATATGAAATGACAGAAGGAGCTAGGGATGGTCGTACCGTTGCTGAATTAATGCAGCTTGGAACACAAATATTGTCGCGAGATGATGTGATGGAAGGTATTCCTGAAATGATTCATGACATTCAGGTGGAAGCAACATTTCCAGATGGAACAAAGCTTGTGACGGTACATGATCCAATTCGATAG
- a CDS encoding LysM peptidoglycan-binding domain-containing protein — MKKFIFTLGTTAILSAGLAGGASASANETYQVQKGDTLWSIAQNHDVSVDELKDANNLTSTIIHPEQNLNVSIIKEITHKVERGDTLWSISQEYGVTVEQIKAWNGLGSDLIIPGQVFAIETNGGSQAVAQPAPAPKAEPVQEAAPAPKEEPAQEPAEQPAPEAEQKQEPVQEAAAPAPQPEPAKEEQPAEQSQQSGKQLTVEATAYTASCEGCSGVTATGVDLKANPNQKVIAVDPSVIPLGSKVYVEGYGEAIAADTGGAIKGNKIDVFVPAQADAEQWGRKTVNVTVLN, encoded by the coding sequence ATGAAGAAATTTATATTTACTCTAGGAACAACAGCAATCCTTTCAGCGGGGCTTGCAGGTGGAGCATCTGCAAGTGCAAACGAAACGTATCAAGTACAAAAAGGTGATACGTTGTGGAGCATCGCTCAAAACCATGATGTGAGCGTTGACGAATTAAAAGATGCAAATAACTTAACATCAACGATTATTCATCCAGAACAAAATTTAAATGTATCAATTATAAAAGAGATTACACATAAAGTTGAGCGCGGCGATACATTATGGTCAATTAGCCAAGAATATGGCGTAACAGTAGAGCAAATTAAAGCTTGGAACGGATTAGGAAGTGACCTTATCATTCCAGGACAGGTCTTTGCCATTGAAACAAATGGAGGTTCACAAGCTGTAGCACAACCAGCTCCAGCACCAAAAGCTGAACCTGTGCAAGAAGCTGCGCCGGCACCAAAGGAAGAACCAGCTCAAGAGCCTGCCGAACAACCGGCACCAGAAGCTGAGCAAAAACAAGAGCCAGTTCAGGAAGCGGCTGCACCAGCGCCACAACCTGAGCCAGCTAAAGAGGAACAACCTGCTGAACAATCACAACAGAGCGGTAAGCAGTTAACAGTTGAAGCAACTGCTTATACAGCTAGCTGTGAAGGATGTAGTGGTGTAACTGCTACGGGAGTAGATTTAAAAGCAAATCCAAACCAAAAAGTAATTGCTGTAGATCCTAGCGTAATCCCATTAGGTTCAAAAGTATATGTTGAAGGATATGGAGAAGCAATCGCTGCTGATACTGGCGGAGCGATTAAAGGTAATAAAATCGACGTATTTGTTCCTGCACAAGCTGATGCAGAGCAATGGGGTCGTAAAACAGTTAACGTTACAGTATTAAATTAA
- the nfsA gene encoding oxygen-insensitive NADPH nitroreductase, with the protein MNEVIETILSHRSVRKYQDKPLTDEQVHKIVESAQAASTSSYIQAYSIIGIKNQETKNRLAELAGNQPYVAQNGHLLLFCADLHRHDVIAEMEGKDLSESLESTEKFMVALIDAALAAQNASIAAESMGLGICYIGGLRNQLQDVQELLKLPSRVLPLFGLTIGYPATDTDKKPRLPQANVYHEEVYEQDHNKFIEELQAYNEQISSYYNERTNGNRNDTWTGQMAHMLSNPTRMYMKEYVEKQGFNKK; encoded by the coding sequence ATGAACGAAGTTATTGAAACAATTTTAAGTCATCGCTCAGTGAGGAAATATCAAGATAAACCTTTAACAGATGAGCAGGTTCATAAAATTGTAGAAAGTGCCCAAGCAGCTTCTACCTCAAGCTATATACAAGCATATTCAATAATTGGAATTAAAAATCAAGAAACTAAGAATCGCTTGGCTGAACTAGCGGGTAATCAACCTTATGTTGCCCAAAATGGTCACTTGCTTCTTTTTTGTGCAGACTTGCATAGGCACGATGTTATTGCTGAAATGGAGGGCAAAGATTTATCTGAGTCCCTTGAAAGTACTGAAAAATTCATGGTTGCTTTAATCGACGCAGCTTTAGCAGCTCAAAATGCATCAATTGCTGCAGAGTCGATGGGGCTTGGAATCTGTTATATCGGTGGACTTCGAAATCAGCTTCAAGATGTTCAAGAATTATTAAAGCTCCCTAGTCGCGTACTGCCACTATTTGGTTTAACGATTGGGTATCCGGCTACCGATACAGATAAAAAGCCTCGTTTACCTCAAGCTAATGTGTATCATGAAGAAGTATACGAGCAAGATCACAATAAGTTTATTGAAGAATTGCAAGCTTATAATGAACAGATTTCTTCTTATTATAATGAGCGTACAAATGGAAACAGAAACGATACGTGGACTGGTCAAATGGCTCATATGCTATCGAACCCGACGCGTATGTATATGAAAGAGTACGTAGAGAAACAAGGCTTTAATAAAAAATAA
- a CDS encoding galactosyldiacylglycerol synthase, with protein MKKILFLPLFKMASGHHQVADAVMEMLVANYKQISVKKIDCLSYWSKPLEQLISSLYMKWISMFPRQFEKFYHGHVYKEENHTCDDFVVKSWPIIEYNMKRLIEAEKPDVIVCTHSFPSRVISGLKEKGIINTPVVNIYTDFLVSDVWGKSGVDIHCVPDKETKNFLESIHNVPTHNIYVTGIPVHAAFKNKRIDSRSERTILIAGGNAGLGNVKQMLRSVPYDSIYRYVVLCGNNKKLFQELVMLNHPSITPLPYIACREQMNSLYEQASAVVTKAGGVTISEALRKRLPIFIHSSLPGQEQINIQTLKRKGLLMPLDKAYLLEEQLVKVLENDVQRNRLLRRMDEYIESIEYSVSDVLANRFHLYEYETTKSRL; from the coding sequence ATGAAAAAGATTTTATTTTTGCCCTTGTTTAAGATGGCATCTGGACATCATCAGGTGGCAGACGCTGTAATGGAAATGCTGGTGGCAAATTATAAGCAAATTTCAGTGAAAAAGATTGATTGTTTAAGTTATTGGAGCAAACCTCTTGAGCAATTAATATCATCTCTATATATGAAATGGATCTCTATGTTTCCAAGGCAGTTTGAAAAATTTTATCACGGGCACGTTTATAAAGAGGAAAATCATACGTGTGATGATTTTGTTGTTAAAAGCTGGCCAATTATTGAATATAACATGAAGCGTTTAATTGAAGCAGAAAAACCAGACGTTATTGTTTGTACTCATAGCTTTCCTTCGCGCGTCATCAGTGGGTTAAAAGAAAAAGGCATTATTAATACACCCGTTGTTAATATTTATACTGATTTTTTAGTAAGCGATGTATGGGGAAAAAGTGGCGTGGATATTCACTGCGTACCTGATAAGGAGACAAAAAACTTTTTAGAAAGTATTCATAATGTGCCTACTCACAATATTTATGTCACTGGAATTCCTGTTCATGCTGCTTTTAAAAATAAACGAATAGATTCAAGGTCTGAACGAACGATTCTAATAGCTGGAGGGAATGCAGGGCTTGGCAATGTAAAACAAATGCTTCGCTCCGTTCCCTACGATAGTATTTACCGATACGTAGTGCTGTGTGGAAACAACAAAAAGCTATTTCAAGAGTTGGTAATGTTAAATCATCCAAGCATTACACCTCTTCCTTATATTGCGTGCAGAGAGCAAATGAATAGCTTATATGAACAAGCTAGTGCAGTTGTGACAAAAGCAGGCGGTGTTACGATTAGTGAAGCCTTACGTAAACGCCTACCTATTTTTATTCACTCTTCACTTCCAGGGCAAGAACAAATTAATATTCAAACGTTAAAAAGAAAAGGCTTATTAATGCCTCTGGATAAAGCCTATCTGCTTGAAGAGCAGTTGGTGAAAGTACTTGAAAATGATGTGCAGCGCAACCGGCTACTACGAAGAATGGATGAGTACATTGAAAGCATTGAGTATTCCGTTTCAGATGTGCTGGCGAACCGGTTTCATTTATATGAATACGAAACAACAAAGAGTCGGTTATAA
- a CDS encoding DedA family protein, protein MELTMVSHYINAFGYITIFLILFCGIVGIPAPEESFLIILGMFIAKGQLLLYSSTIYACLGVIIGMLVAYLLGRYAGVPFFSKYGKYVGLTEPKLKAAREKFHRHGKWTILFGLFVPGLRQISPYLAGISHYPFLLYVCFSLIGGIVWVLSFLLLGYFVGDQVHISIIVGGAILFFVVYVMLQLRKKRNTRFKGSDH, encoded by the coding sequence GTGGAATTAACAATGGTGTCGCATTATATTAATGCATTCGGTTATATTACAATATTTTTAATTTTATTTTGCGGGATTGTTGGAATTCCAGCGCCTGAAGAGTCATTTTTAATTATTCTTGGAATGTTTATTGCAAAAGGACAGCTGCTTTTATATTCATCAACAATCTATGCTTGCTTAGGTGTTATTATTGGAATGCTGGTTGCTTATTTACTCGGCAGGTATGCAGGCGTTCCCTTTTTTAGTAAGTATGGAAAGTATGTGGGATTAACTGAACCTAAATTAAAAGCTGCTCGTGAGAAGTTTCATAGACATGGGAAGTGGACAATTTTATTTGGCTTGTTTGTTCCTGGTCTTCGTCAAATTAGCCCGTACCTTGCAGGAATTAGTCATTATCCTTTTTTATTATATGTTTGTTTTTCGCTAATAGGCGGAATTGTATGGGTGCTATCTTTTTTATTGTTAGGTTATTTTGTTGGAGATCAGGTTCATATTTCAATTATTGTTGGAGGAGCCATTTTATTTTTTGTTGTTTACGTTATGCTACAGCTGCGAAAAAAGCGAAACACCCGCTTTAAAGGGAGTGATCATTGA